CATCCGGGTCATCAGGAGGACCACGAGGGGTTGCAGCCAGTCGTTGTCCAGGCCGTCCGGGGTCCAGGCCCAGCCCCTCGAAGTGTCCTCCGATTCGCCCAGCAGCGCGCGGCCCCACTGGTTCAGGATGGTCCGCACCTCGGCACGCAGGTCGTCCGGGTTCACCGGGTCGATCAGTTCCCGCGGCGGCGGCCCGGCGAGGGCAAGACCGTGCTCGCGCGTGACCCAGCGGACGACCAGGGTGTTGTCGTGATCGGAGAATTGCAGGTCGCGGCTGCCGTGGTCGAAGTAGGGGACCGGGGTGCGGGCCGGGTCGGGGCGGCGCAGCAGGTCCGCCGGGAAGTACGAGCCTTCCAGATGCTTCGCCCAGTGCGAGGGCCGGTCGTACACCTCGCGGTGCATGGTCTGAACGTCTTGCGCCTGCTCCTCTCCCAGCAGCTCACGCACGACGATCAGAAAGTCCACGTCACTTCCCGCGTCCGCATCCCCCAGCGCGAACGAGCCGGTCAGGTAGGCGCCCACGAAGTTCGGGCCGAGCACCCGCCGGGCACCCTCGACATAGGACGCCAGAATGCCGTTCAACTCCGGAAAGGACGTGGGGCCATCCACCACTACCGTCCCGCCACCCACTCCATCGCCCGACTCGCCAGCCGGTCGAAGGCTTCCACGCTCTGCATGATGTGCTCCTCCCGCGTGTCCTCAATCTTGTTGTGGCTGATGCCCCGCAGGCTCTGCACGAACATCATGACGGTGGGCACCCCGGCGCGGGCCACCTCCGCCGCGTCGTGCAGTGGGCCGCTGGGCAGGCGGTGACTTGTCGGCACCGTCTCCAGGATCGCCGCCTCCGCCGCGTCGATCAGGTCGGGGTGGAAGGGGATGGGCTCGATGTTCCACAAGTTGCCGAACTCGACGGTGCAGCCGCCTTCCTCCGCGAACCGCTCGGCGGCCTCCCGCGCGTCCTGCCACATCGCCGCCAATTTATCGGCATCCAGGTGCCGCTGGTCCAGGGTGATCTCGCACCGCTCCACCACGCTCGTCACGATGCCGGGCCACGTCTTGACGCTGCCAATCGTGCACACGCCGCCGTGCCGCTCGGCGGTGGCGTAGATTTCCTGCCCCAGCCGCGCCGCCGCCAGGAAGGCGTCACGCCGGACGTTCATCGGCGTGCTCCCCGAGTGCGCCGCCTGCCCGTGGAAGGTCAGGACGTGGCGCTCGACGCCCACCGTGCCGAGCACCGCGCCGAGAGGCAATTCCAACCCTTCCAATACCGGCCCCTGCTCGATGTGCAGTTCGAGATAGGCGGCGGCGTTCTTGAGTTCCTGGCGCGCTTGTGGAGCGTCCTCCAGCCTCACCCCCATCCGTTCCAGCGCGGCGCCCAGGCTCACCCCATCCCGGTCGGTCAACTTTGCCATCTCGGCCACCTCGAGGTGCCCGCTCGCCGCGCTGGACCCATACAGGCTCCGTCCGAAGCGCGCTCCCTCCTCGTCGGCCCAGTCCACCAGACGCAGGGTGACGGGCGGGCGGCCTCCGTACTGGCTGTTCACGCGCCGCAGCACTTCCAGCCCGGCGAGCACGTTGAGGCAGCCGTCGAGCCACCCCCCGTTCGGCACGCTGTCGAGGTGGCCGCCGATGAGCAGTTCACGCTCGGACTCGCCCCTCAGCGTGGCCCACAGGTTTCCGGCGGGGTCCTGATGGACCTCCACGGGAAGCTCGGCGAGGCGTTCTTTCAGGAACTCCCGGGCCCGCAGCCAGGTGTCGGTGAAAGCGACCCGCTGGGCGCCGTTCTCGTCGCCGGTCAGCCGCCGCAACTCTTTCAGCTCGGCCACGGTGCGGGCAGGCTTGAGCCCGGTCGGGGTGGTCTCCGCCACCTCTCCCCCACTCACCGCGCCGCCTTCTTCCCGGTCGCGGCCTCCCACACGCTGTAGGTCACGGCGCCCGCGTCGGGATCGGCCTTGAGGATGCCCAGGCTCTTGAGGAGGGCCACGTTGTTGCGGTAAACGGTGGGATCGAGGTAGCCCGCCTGGCCCCGGGTCGTCGGCCCAGTGTTGTAGAGCTTGGCGACCTCGGCCATCTGCCAGGTCTGGTGCGACTTGGCGTCCGCGCGGGTGCCGCTGCCCTTGCAGGTGTTGCCGCACAGCGGCAGGACGATGTTCACGGCCTCGGCCTGGTGGGTGACCGCGTAGTTCCAGCCCTTTAAGGTGGCGCGCACCAGTTTGGCGGCAATCTGCTGCCCGCTCTGGCCGCTGCCCTTGAAGTTGGCCGTCTTCAGGGTGCGGTCGGTGGTGAACATCAGGTCTTCCAGCAGGTTGATGCCGTAGTCGGCGGTGCGGAAAATCCGCAGCTTGTCGAGGCTGTACCCCAGCCCCACGATCTGGTCGATCTCGTTGTAGGTCATCGCCGACACCAGGTCCACCTTGTCGGGGAAGACGATGCTGGGGTCGAAGGGGTAGGTCACCGCCTGCACGCTGGGGTTGCTCACGGTGCTGTCGAGGCTGGTCGTCATGCCGTACTTCTTGAGCAGCGCCACCGCCGGGTACTCGTTGCCGCTGGGCCACACGCCCACCCGCTTGCCCTTGAAGTCCTGCGGCTTGGTGATGTTGCTGCTCTTCAGGGCGACCAGGGTATAGCCGCTCTTCTGGAACAGCTGCGCGATATGGACCACCGGGATGCCCTGCGCCCGGGCGGTCAGCAGGTCGGTGATCCAGGTCGTGCCGAAGTCGGCGGTCCCCGTCGCCACCGTCTGGATCGGCGACTGGTCCCCGGTGGGCAGGAACTGCACGTCCAGCCCCTCGGCCTTGTAGTAGCCCTTCGCCTGCGCCACGAAAAAGCCCGCGAACTGCGCCTGCGGGAACCATTTGAGTTGCACCTTGACGGGCACGAGTTTCTGGGCATGAGCGCCGGGGGCGAGCAGAGCGGCCGCGAGGACGGCGGTGACGGCGGCGGTCAGCTTGGAATGTTTCATGGTTCCTCCAGGGGGAGAAGAAAGGCGGGGAGACAGGCGTTCTCTTATTGCTCCTCCCCCTTCAAGCAGGGAGGCGGGGACTTCCAGAGCTCCCCTGCGGAGGGGACGAACAGGCAAGGCGCCTAAGAAAAAGGTCCTTCCAACACTCCTTCACGAGTTCTCCGGCACCGGCGCGAACCGCCGCTCCAGCACGCTGATCAGCCCGAAGAACGCCAGCCCCACCACGCTCGCCAGCACGATGGCCGCCCACACGACGGCGAGGTTGAACCGCCCGACCTCGATCTGGATGCGGAAACCCAGCCCGTGCCCGGTCGTGCCGAAAAACTCCGCCACGATGGCCGAGATCAGGGCGAGGGTGCTCCCCACCTTGAGGGCGTTGAAGACGAAGGGGAGCGCGGTGGGCACCCGGACGTTCCGAAAGGTCTGCGAGGGGCTCGCCGCGTAGGTGTGCAGCAGGTCGAGGTGCAGGGGCTGCGCCGCTTGCAGGCCGCGCACGGCGTTCACGACGACCGGAAACAGCACCGTGATCGCCACGACGACCATCTTGCTCGGCCACTCCAGCCCCAATGCTTTCACCACCACCGGGGCGAGGGCCACGATGGGCACCGAGCTGAAGAGGGCCGCGTAGGGCAACAGCCCGCGTTCGAGGAAGCGGAAGCGCACCACCAGCAGCGCGAGGATCAGACCGATCAACGCCCCAACGACGAAGCCCAGCAGCGCTTCCAGCACGAAGGTGGAGAAGGTGTCCTGAAGAAGCACCGTCCGCGCCTCCCAGAGCGCGACGAGCACGCGGCTGGGGGTGGGGATCAGGCCCGCCGGAACGCCATAGGCCCGCAGCAGGACCTCGACCGCCAGCACGGCGAGCAACCCTGTGAGGGCGGCGGGAAGGAACCGGGCCGCCCGTCCTTCTCCCTGTGCCGCCGCACGGATGCCGAGGA
This window of the Deinococcus apachensis DSM 19763 genome carries:
- a CDS encoding aminoglycoside adenylyltransferase domain-containing protein, translating into MDGPTSFPELNGILASYVEGARRVLGPNFVGAYLTGSFALGDADAGSDVDFLIVVRELLGEEQAQDVQTMHREVYDRPSHWAKHLEGSYFPADLLRRPDPARTPVPYFDHGSRDLQFSDHDNTLVVRWVTREHGLALAGPPPRELIDPVNPDDLRAEVRTILNQWGRALLGESEDTSRGWAWTPDGLDNDWLQPLVVLLMTRMLQTLDTGAVYSKKAAVAWAERHAPEWAPLLGRAWAKHADQFTRYQRPADPQDLALTRDFIRFALNHPLALMPDA
- a CDS encoding ABC transporter substrate-binding protein produces the protein MKHSKLTAAVTAVLAAALLAPGAHAQKLVPVKVQLKWFPQAQFAGFFVAQAKGYYKAEGLDVQFLPTGDQSPIQTVATGTADFGTTWITDLLTARAQGIPVVHIAQLFQKSGYTLVALKSSNITKPQDFKGKRVGVWPSGNEYPAVALLKKYGMTTSLDSTVSNPSVQAVTYPFDPSIVFPDKVDLVSAMTYNEIDQIVGLGYSLDKLRIFRTADYGINLLEDLMFTTDRTLKTANFKGSGQSGQQIAAKLVRATLKGWNYAVTHQAEAVNIVLPLCGNTCKGSGTRADAKSHQTWQMAEVAKLYNTGPTTRGQAGYLDPTVYRNNVALLKSLGILKADPDAGAVTYSVWEAATGKKAAR
- a CDS encoding ABC transporter permease — protein: MASGAVTWRGAVRRPGLGAALPLVLSTLGLLGLAAGLTRLGTAPERPLPWLLGVLALLLLGVLGIRAAAQGEGRAARFLPAALTGLLAVLAVEVLLRAYGVPAGLIPTPSRVLVALWEARTVLLQDTFSTFVLEALLGFVVGALIGLILALLVVRFRFLERGLLPYAALFSSVPIVALAPVVVKALGLEWPSKMVVVAITVLFPVVVNAVRGLQAAQPLHLDLLHTYAASPSQTFRNVRVPTALPFVFNALKVGSTLALISAIVAEFFGTTGHGLGFRIQIEVGRFNLAVVWAAIVLASVVGLAFFGLISVLERRFAPVPENS
- a CDS encoding hydantoinase/carbamoylase family amidase; translation: MSGGEVAETTPTGLKPARTVAELKELRRLTGDENGAQRVAFTDTWLRAREFLKERLAELPVEVHQDPAGNLWATLRGESERELLIGGHLDSVPNGGWLDGCLNVLAGLEVLRRVNSQYGGRPPVTLRLVDWADEEGARFGRSLYGSSAASGHLEVAEMAKLTDRDGVSLGAALERMGVRLEDAPQARQELKNAAAYLELHIEQGPVLEGLELPLGAVLGTVGVERHVLTFHGQAAHSGSTPMNVRRDAFLAAARLGQEIYATAERHGGVCTIGSVKTWPGIVTSVVERCEITLDQRHLDADKLAAMWQDAREAAERFAEEGGCTVEFGNLWNIEPIPFHPDLIDAAEAAILETVPTSHRLPSGPLHDAAEVARAGVPTVMMFVQSLRGISHNKIEDTREEHIMQSVEAFDRLASRAMEWVAGR